The Dysgonomonadaceae bacterium PH5-43 region CTTTGAATGCAGCTTCAACTTCTCTCATATCAGACGATACGCCAGACACTCCTAATACACCACTATGTTTGTTTATGATAGTATTAATTGCCTGAGCTCCTATGTTTTCTTTTTCCATAAGGTAAGTTAGAACGCCAGCGTCTATATCACCGCAACGAGTACCCATAAGTAATCCTTCAACAGGAGTCATTCCCATAGAAGTATCTACTGATATTCCATCTTTAATAGCTGCAATAGAAGCTCCGTTACCTATATGACAGCTTATTATCTTTTGGTCTTCATAAGGAATATTCAAAAATTCGCAAGCACGTTTAGATACATATCGGTGACTTGTGCCGTGAAATCCGTAGCGACGAATAGCGTATTTCTCATAAAGAGAGTAGGGTAGACCATACATATAAGCATAATCTGGCATAGTTTGGTGGAATGCAGTATCAAATACAGCTACTTGAGGTGTGCCTGGCATTAACTCTTGAATGGCGTAAATACCATTAAGGTTAGAAGGATTGTGTAAAGGAGCTAAATCGATACATTTTTTAATGTCTTCAATAACGCTATCATCAATAATTACACTGCTATTAAAGTTTTCTCCTCCGTGAGCAACACGATGTCCTACTGCATCTATTTCTTTAAGAGATTTGATACAGCCATATTTTTCACTTGTTATAAGTCCTAATATATATTCTATACCAGCTCTATGTTCTAATATTTCGCCCTCTAATATTACTTTCTCATCATTAGGTAAAGTAAATTTTAAGAAAGAACCTGTAAGTCCAATCTTTTCAATACCTCCTTGAGCCATTATTGTGTTGGCTCCCATATCTAATAATTTGTACTTGATAGACGAGCTACCACAGTTTAATACTAATATCTTCATTGTTACGAAATTTACTTGTTATTAAATATAGGGTTTGGTTCTTTTATTTTTCCGTTTTCGTAGATGTAAAAACCTTCGTTGTAGTGCATACCTAATTGTTTAGTACGATATAGTCTCCAAAGCAATGGAGAAGGTTTATATTTCTTGTCGCCATACTCGTTAAACATATCTTCCATTAGT contains the following coding sequences:
- a CDS encoding acetate kinase (product_source=KO:K00925; cath_funfam=3.30.420.40; cog=COG0282; ko=KO:K00925; pfam=PF00871; superfamily=53067; tigrfam=TIGR00016), with product MKILVLNCGSSSIKYKLLDMGANTIMAQGGIEKIGLTGSFLKFTLPNDEKVILEGEILEHRAGIEYILGLITSEKYGCIKSLKEIDAVGHRVAHGGENFNSSVIIDDSVIEDIKKCIDLAPLHNPSNLNGIYAIQELMPGTPQVAVFDTAFHQTMPDYAYMYGLPYSLYEKYAIRRYGFHGTSHRYVSKRACEFLNIPYEDQKIISCHIGNGASIAAIKDGISVDTSMGMTPVEGLLMGTRCGDIDAGVLTYLMEKENIGAQAINTIINKHSGVLGVSGVSSDMREVEAAFKAGNKRASLSLDIYSYRIKKYIGSYAAALGGVDVVIFTGGVGENQASTREKICDGLEFLGISIDKEANKTRGEEILISQKNNKVKVVVIPTDEEYMIALDTLGLLK